From Pseudoalteromonas viridis, the proteins below share one genomic window:
- the nadB gene encoding L-aspartate oxidase encodes MKEQVQHQTDVIIVGSGAAGLSLALSLANTCRVTVLSKGDLREGSTLYAQGGIAAVFDKKNDSIESHVEDTLAAGAGLCDREAVHYTASNAKQCLKWLIEQGVPFDMEFDSKGKERFHLTREGGHSHRRILHAADATGKAVQSTLIERVQEHPNILLLEQYNAIDLITHGASGQKVVHGLYVYNRRANQVETVTAKFVALATGGASKVYLYTSNPDVSSGDGIAMAWRAGCRVANMEFNQFHPTSLYHPELQNFLITEAMRGEGALLRRPDGTRFMPDFDDREELAPRDVVARAIDYEMKRLGANCVYLDISHKDKDFIIEHFPTIYAKCLSVGLDITKEPIPVVPAAHYTCGGVMTDFNGLTDISNLYAIGEVAYTGLHGANRMASNSLLECIVFAHAAAKDILAKLDTQPLPPQLPEWDESQVSDSDEEVVITHNWHELRLFMWDYVGIVRSTKRLERALRRVELLQQEIQEYYSHFRVSNNLLELRNLVQVAELIIRSALARKESRGLHYTLDYPDSAQTTAPTVLTPSKIKR; translated from the coding sequence ATGAAAGAACAAGTTCAGCACCAAACAGATGTCATTATCGTCGGCAGCGGCGCAGCCGGGCTAAGCCTGGCCCTGTCGCTGGCCAACACCTGTCGCGTCACGGTACTCAGTAAAGGTGATCTGCGTGAAGGCTCAACCTTGTACGCACAAGGCGGCATTGCTGCGGTGTTTGATAAGAAAAATGACAGCATAGAATCGCATGTGGAAGATACTCTTGCAGCAGGTGCAGGACTATGCGACCGAGAAGCCGTACATTATACAGCGTCTAACGCTAAGCAGTGCCTGAAATGGTTAATTGAGCAGGGCGTGCCATTCGATATGGAATTCGACAGCAAAGGAAAGGAACGTTTTCATCTGACACGTGAAGGCGGACACAGCCATCGCCGTATCCTGCATGCGGCCGATGCCACAGGTAAAGCGGTCCAGTCGACTCTGATTGAACGTGTTCAGGAACACCCCAACATTTTGCTGCTGGAACAGTATAACGCCATTGATCTAATAACTCATGGCGCTTCAGGGCAAAAGGTGGTGCATGGCCTGTACGTTTACAACCGTCGTGCCAATCAGGTTGAAACTGTCACTGCTAAGTTTGTTGCGCTGGCAACCGGTGGCGCCAGTAAAGTGTACCTTTACACGTCTAACCCGGACGTATCCAGCGGCGATGGGATTGCTATGGCGTGGCGCGCTGGCTGTCGCGTTGCCAATATGGAATTTAATCAATTTCACCCAACCAGCCTGTACCACCCCGAGCTGCAAAACTTTTTGATCACCGAAGCCATGCGTGGCGAAGGCGCTTTATTAAGACGCCCCGACGGCACCCGGTTTATGCCAGATTTTGATGACCGGGAAGAATTAGCACCCCGTGATGTGGTGGCCCGCGCCATCGACTATGAGATGAAACGCCTGGGTGCCAACTGTGTGTATCTGGACATTTCTCATAAAGACAAAGACTTCATTATTGAGCACTTCCCGACCATTTACGCCAAGTGTTTGAGTGTGGGCCTGGATATCACCAAAGAGCCTATCCCGGTGGTGCCCGCCGCACATTATACCTGCGGCGGCGTGATGACGGACTTCAATGGCCTGACCGATATCAGCAATCTGTACGCCATCGGCGAAGTCGCCTATACCGGGCTTCATGGTGCCAACCGCATGGCCAGTAACTCTTTACTTGAATGTATTGTGTTTGCTCACGCCGCAGCCAAAGACATTCTCGCCAAACTGGATACCCAGCCGTTGCCGCCACAGCTGCCTGAATGGGACGAAAGCCAGGTCAGTGATTCAGATGAGGAGGTGGTTATCACCCACAACTGGCATGAACTCAGGCTGTTTATGTGGGACTATGTTGGCATTGTACGCTCAACCAAACGACTGGAACGTGCACTGCGTCGGGTTGAATTGTTGCAACAGGAAATCCAGGAGTACTACTCACACTTTAGAGTCAGCAATAACCTACTGGAGCTGCGTAACCTGGTACAAGTCGCAGAGCTGATCATTCGTAGCGCGCTGGCCAGAAAAGAAAGTCGTGGACTGCATTATACGCTCGACTACCCAGACAGTGCCCAGACCACCGCACCAACGGTGCTCACACCCAGCAAAATCAAACGTTAA
- a CDS encoding MucB/RseB C-terminal domain-containing protein: protein MKWLALLLGVGLSAQVVASEIINAKQLLTDMSSAIQERNFDASFVVVKGKGMEPYRWIHGKVDNSELEILSRQNGAGLEVVRVDNKVTYFEPQTQPYSIETDAIAGPIPEILFGEVGSLANSYDFVLGGKERIADRAAQLVRLVSKDEHKYNYWLWIDIQSALLLKAAYVTQQGEVLEQLQLTHISVTEQPAPPLIELSSKDFPMPLASLAPAESAQKLQNNWRIGWLPEGFKLLKSDRHKLDLNNELADYFLFSDGLVEFSVFVQRPLSGQRASGALSSGATTVYVHNSGAFDVSVVGKIPTMTAKAIAESVTRPL from the coding sequence ATGAAGTGGCTTGCGTTACTACTGGGAGTGGGCCTGAGTGCCCAGGTTGTTGCCAGCGAAATCATTAATGCAAAACAGCTGCTCACTGATATGTCTTCTGCCATTCAGGAGCGTAACTTTGATGCATCATTTGTGGTGGTGAAAGGCAAGGGGATGGAACCGTACCGCTGGATCCACGGCAAGGTGGATAACAGTGAACTGGAAATTCTCAGCCGACAAAACGGTGCTGGCCTGGAAGTGGTGCGCGTCGATAATAAAGTTACCTACTTCGAGCCACAAACCCAACCTTATTCTATCGAAACCGATGCCATAGCCGGCCCCATTCCGGAAATTTTGTTTGGCGAAGTGGGCAGCCTGGCGAACAGTTACGATTTTGTACTCGGCGGTAAAGAGCGTATTGCCGACAGAGCTGCGCAGCTTGTTCGCTTAGTATCTAAAGATGAACACAAATACAATTACTGGCTGTGGATTGATATTCAATCTGCGTTGCTGCTTAAAGCCGCCTATGTCACCCAGCAAGGTGAAGTATTGGAGCAGCTGCAACTTACGCACATCAGTGTGACCGAGCAACCGGCGCCACCGCTGATAGAGTTAAGCAGTAAAGACTTTCCTATGCCTTTAGCGTCTCTTGCACCGGCAGAAAGCGCACAAAAATTACAAAACAACTGGCGTATTGGCTGGCTGCCAGAAGGCTTTAAACTACTTAAGTCGGACCGTCACAAGCTTGACTTGAACAATGAACTGGCAGATTACTTTTTGTTTTCCGATGGTCTGGTGGAGTTCTCCGTATTTGTACAAAGGCCTTTGTCGGGGCAAAGAGCCAGTGGCGCGCTCAGTTCTGGCGCAACCACAGTGTATGTCCACAACTCCGGTGCATTTGACGTTTCTGTGGTTGGCAAGATCCCAACGATGACGGCCAAAGCAATCGCTGAGTCGGTGACACGGCCACTATGA
- the rpoE gene encoding RNA polymerase sigma factor RpoE, whose product MSEQDLDLEIVRRVQQGDKNAFNLLVAKYQNKVAALISRYVSNSGDVADVAQEAFIKAYRALPNFRGDSAFYTWLYRIAVNCSKNYLVAQGRKPPANDVDAEEAEFYDGAEQLRSNASPESLLLSDEIKAVIFRTIESLPDDLKTAITLREIEGMSYEEIAVVMDCPVGTVRSRIFRAREAIDNNINPLIGNSR is encoded by the coding sequence ATGAGCGAGCAGGATTTAGATTTAGAGATAGTTCGGCGTGTTCAGCAAGGAGATAAAAATGCGTTCAATTTGTTGGTTGCCAAATATCAGAACAAAGTTGCAGCATTGATCTCGCGTTACGTGTCCAATTCGGGCGACGTGGCCGATGTGGCACAAGAAGCGTTTATTAAGGCGTACCGGGCTTTACCCAATTTTCGGGGTGACAGTGCATTTTATACCTGGCTGTATCGGATTGCCGTTAATTGCTCGAAGAATTATCTGGTGGCACAAGGGCGTAAACCGCCGGCAAACGACGTAGATGCAGAGGAAGCCGAATTTTATGATGGCGCAGAGCAGCTCAGGTCAAACGCGTCTCCGGAAAGCTTGTTGCTTAGCGATGAGATCAAAGCAGTGATTTTCAGGACCATTGAATCGCTACCAGATGATCTTAAAACGGCAATTACGCTGCGTGAGATTGAAGGCATGAGCTATGAAGAAATCGCTGTTGTGATGGATTGCCCGGTGGGCACCGTCAGATCGCGGATCTTCAGAGCGCGTGAAGCCATTGACAATAATATTAACCCACTCATAGGTAATAGTAGATGA
- a CDS encoding SoxR reducing system RseC family protein gives MIEQTLTVSRVERDTVWLVAEDKPACAGCNGKCGSQIFSKLFGSNKKALPIVYEESVQVGQKMTLALDDSKVVENALWVYLLPLAMAFLAMFVAHLMLGVSEPWQILAAALGGLTGFQIAKQRTKALRHDIKVIKIYPISLPLTQIDGDCAK, from the coding sequence ATGATAGAACAAACGCTTACCGTCTCGCGGGTTGAACGCGATACTGTCTGGCTTGTTGCCGAAGACAAGCCGGCTTGTGCCGGCTGTAATGGCAAGTGCGGTTCACAGATCTTCAGCAAGCTGTTTGGCAGTAACAAAAAGGCCTTGCCCATAGTGTATGAGGAATCCGTACAGGTTGGACAAAAAATGACCCTGGCACTGGATGACAGTAAAGTCGTCGAAAATGCGCTTTGGGTCTATTTGTTACCGCTGGCAATGGCGTTTTTAGCCATGTTTGTTGCTCACCTGATGTTGGGGGTGTCTGAACCCTGGCAGATCCTGGCCGCTGCATTGGGTGGCCTGACAGGCTTTCAAATCGCAAAACAACGTACAAAAGCGCTCCGTCATGACATCAAAGTGATAAAAATTTATCCAATTAGCCTTCCCCTAACGCAAATAGATGGTGATTGCGCCAAATAA
- the lepA gene encoding translation elongation factor 4 has translation MKHIRNFSIIAHIDHGKSTLSDRLIQVCGGLTDREMQQQVLDSMDLERERGITIKAQSVTLNYKANDGETYQLNFIDTPGHVDFSYEVSRSLAACEGALLVVDAGQGVEAQTLANCYTAIEMDLEVLPVLNKIDLPQADPLRVAEEIEEIVGIEALEAVQCSAKTGIGIDEVLEMIVRDVPPPVGEPEQPLQALIIDSWFDSYQGVVSLVRIKHGELRRGDKIKIMSTDQTHIADKVGIFTPKQTETGVLKTGEVGFVIAGIKDIHGAPVGDTITLTKEPAKERLPGFKRVKPQVYAGMFPISSDDYENFRDALNKLSLNDASLFFEPENSTALGFGFRCGFLGMLHMEIIQERLEREYDMDLITTAPTVVYEVETKDGVIQIDNPSDLPPVNDIIEIREPIVEANILVPQEYLGNVITLCVEKRGVQTKMSYHGKQVAVTYELPMAEVVMDFFDKLKSTSRGFASLDYNFKRFQASDMVRVDILINGDRVDALAIIAHRDNSQSRGRQLAEALRELIPRQMFDIAIQAAIGNHVIARSTVKQLRKNVIAKCYGGDVSRKKKLLQKQKEGKKRMKQLGNVEVPQDAFLAILKVGK, from the coding sequence ATGAAGCACATCCGTAACTTTTCAATTATTGCCCATATAGACCACGGGAAATCGACCCTTTCGGACCGCTTAATCCAGGTATGCGGCGGCTTAACAGATCGCGAGATGCAGCAGCAGGTGCTGGATTCGATGGACCTTGAGCGAGAGCGTGGGATCACCATCAAAGCGCAGAGCGTGACATTGAACTACAAAGCCAATGATGGCGAAACGTATCAGCTTAACTTTATCGACACACCGGGACACGTTGACTTCAGCTACGAAGTATCACGTTCACTGGCTGCCTGTGAAGGTGCTTTGCTGGTTGTCGACGCCGGTCAGGGCGTAGAAGCTCAGACCCTGGCAAACTGCTACACCGCGATTGAAATGGACCTTGAAGTTCTGCCGGTGTTGAACAAAATCGACTTACCGCAGGCCGATCCTTTGCGCGTTGCAGAAGAGATTGAAGAAATCGTCGGCATCGAAGCGCTTGAAGCGGTGCAGTGTAGTGCCAAAACAGGTATCGGTATCGACGAGGTACTGGAAATGATCGTGCGCGACGTGCCGCCGCCAGTAGGTGAGCCGGAGCAGCCACTGCAGGCCCTGATCATCGACTCCTGGTTTGACTCTTACCAGGGCGTTGTGTCTTTGGTGCGTATTAAGCACGGTGAGCTGCGTCGTGGTGACAAGATTAAGATTATGTCGACAGATCAGACGCACATTGCTGATAAAGTCGGTATTTTCACTCCGAAACAAACCGAAACTGGCGTATTGAAAACCGGTGAAGTAGGTTTCGTGATTGCCGGTATCAAAGACATTCATGGTGCGCCGGTGGGGGATACGATCACCCTGACCAAAGAGCCTGCGAAAGAGCGTCTGCCAGGCTTTAAGCGTGTTAAACCTCAGGTTTATGCCGGTATGTTCCCGATTTCGTCAGATGATTACGAGAACTTCCGTGATGCACTGAACAAGCTGAGCCTCAATGATGCATCTTTGTTCTTCGAGCCGGAGAACTCGACAGCACTGGGCTTTGGTTTCCGTTGTGGCTTCCTGGGTATGCTCCACATGGAGATCATTCAGGAACGCCTTGAACGTGAATACGATATGGATCTGATCACGACGGCACCGACGGTAGTGTACGAAGTGGAAACCAAAGATGGCGTTATCCAGATTGATAACCCATCTGATCTGCCTCCGGTTAATGACATCATTGAAATTCGTGAGCCGATTGTAGAGGCCAATATTCTGGTGCCTCAGGAATACCTGGGCAATGTCATCACATTGTGTGTTGAAAAACGCGGCGTACAGACCAAAATGAGCTATCACGGTAAACAGGTTGCGGTGACTTATGAGTTGCCTATGGCCGAAGTAGTGATGGACTTCTTTGACAAACTGAAGTCAACCAGCCGTGGTTTTGCGTCACTGGATTACAACTTCAAACGTTTCCAGGCGTCTGATATGGTCCGTGTGGATATCCTGATCAATGGCGATCGTGTCGATGCGTTGGCTATTATTGCCCACCGTGACAACTCGCAAAGCCGCGGACGTCAGCTGGCTGAAGCACTGCGTGAACTGATCCCGCGTCAGATGTTTGATATCGCGATTCAGGCTGCGATCGGTAACCACGTGATTGCGCGAAGCACTGTGAAACAGTTACGTAAAAACGTCATCGCGAAGTGTTATGGTGGTGACGTCAGTCGTAAGAAGAAACTACTGCAAAAGCAAAAAGAAGGTAAGAAGCGTATGAAGCAGCTGGGCAACGTTGAAGTGCCACAGGATGCATTCCTTGCGATTCTTAAAGTAGGTAAGTAA
- a CDS encoding succinate dehydrogenase assembly factor 2: MAELYSKARTKWACRRGMLELDILLEPFVDEAYDQLSEQDKLVFQRLLEVEDPDLFAWFMGHEACPYPELDAMVKFVLDRVRA; this comes from the coding sequence ATGGCTGAGTTGTATTCAAAAGCCCGCACAAAATGGGCATGTCGCCGTGGCATGCTGGAGCTGGATATTTTACTGGAGCCTTTCGTAGACGAAGCGTATGACCAGTTATCTGAGCAGGATAAACTAGTGTTTCAACGTTTACTGGAAGTTGAAGATCCCGATTTGTTTGCCTGGTTTATGGGTCATGAGGCATGTCCTTATCCCGAGCTGGATGCGATGGTAAAGTTCGTTCTTGACCGGGTCCGCGCTTAG
- a CDS encoding protein YgfX, with the protein MVFFCCLALALIIAAPTLWWWHCGTCLLGYCFARYKARQYFIPSGQLGVLPEQGLVLVSASQQHWQGQLKAAHLYFHSALLLSVKTEQGTRHIGVMRHAMDEQYWRQLCRQVLQMI; encoded by the coding sequence GTGGTCTTTTTTTGCTGCCTGGCTTTGGCTCTGATTATCGCAGCGCCAACTCTCTGGTGGTGGCATTGTGGCACCTGCCTGTTGGGTTACTGCTTTGCCAGATACAAGGCGCGCCAATACTTTATACCTTCAGGGCAGCTCGGGGTTTTGCCGGAGCAAGGCTTGGTGCTTGTATCGGCTTCGCAGCAACACTGGCAGGGGCAGTTAAAGGCAGCGCACCTGTATTTTCATAGCGCTTTACTGCTGAGTGTTAAGACCGAACAGGGCACCCGGCATATTGGCGTGATGCGCCACGCAATGGATGAACAATACTGGCGACAATTATGCCGCCAGGTATTGCAGATGATATGA
- a CDS encoding sigma-E factor negative regulatory protein, whose amino-acid sequence MTQSNFNVKDGQVTSSILDAEQALDNASQAQFDADKFARYALIGDAMRSQQNQAPCIDITASIADALADEATYGEQVSQQQPQKAPQEDNVVTLSNWRKPLAQVAIAASVSLVAVLGVSNYSPQEQANGDFPVLQSTPVTGSVSPVSLSSEPALESAEKGLRELQQQRIGALVLEHQRQSRMAHALAQQARQEKEEQAK is encoded by the coding sequence ATGACGCAATCAAACTTTAATGTCAAAGACGGGCAAGTTACATCCAGTATTCTCGATGCCGAGCAGGCACTGGATAACGCCAGTCAGGCACAGTTCGATGCAGACAAGTTTGCCCGCTATGCGCTGATAGGTGATGCAATGCGCAGCCAGCAAAATCAGGCTCCTTGCATAGATATTACCGCCAGCATAGCGGATGCACTCGCCGATGAAGCTACTTATGGCGAACAGGTTTCACAACAGCAACCACAAAAAGCGCCTCAGGAAGACAACGTTGTTACCTTGTCGAACTGGCGCAAGCCTTTGGCTCAGGTTGCAATTGCAGCCAGTGTGTCTTTGGTGGCGGTGCTGGGAGTGAGCAATTATAGCCCGCAGGAACAAGCCAATGGCGACTTTCCTGTGTTACAATCCACACCGGTAACCGGTTCGGTGTCGCCAGTGAGCCTGTCTTCAGAGCCTGCACTGGAAAGTGCTGAAAAAGGTTTAAGAGAGTTGCAACAGCAACGTATTGGTGCACTGGTACTTGAGCATCAGCGCCAGTCCAGAATGGCACATGCACTGGCTCAACAGGCACGGCAAGAAAAAGAGGAACAAGCAAAGTAG